In Pseudomonas sp. PDNC002, the DNA window TCGGCGCCGGAGGTCACGTGGTTGTTGGTCAGCAGGTAGCCTTCGGGGCTCATGATCACCGCCGAACCCAGGCTCGATTCCATGCGCTTCTGCTGCGGCAGGTTATCGCCGAAGAAGCGCCGGAACAGCGGGTCGTCGAGCATCGAGTTGTTCGGCTTGCTGACCATCTTGGTGGTGTACAGGTTGGCTACGGCGGGCGAAGAGCGGGTCACCGCATCGGCGTAGCTGACCGGACCCTGCTGGAGGCGGCTGAGCAGCGGGGCCTGTTGCAGGTGCACTTCCTGCTGCGGAAGGCCGACCCATTGCGGGTTATGCTGGATAATCAGTAGCGCCAACAGGACGCCAACCAGCACGGGCCAGCCGAGGAAACGCAGGGCCTTCAGCATCGAAGAAAATCCTTGGGGTTGCTTGGCCGGGGGATGGCCGATAGGGTGGCCGCCATTATACGGGCGGCGAGCCAAGAAAATAGACGCTCGCAGCCGATGTTGGAGGAATTTCGATGGCAATCTCGCTGAGCACATTGGTCGAGGAAGCTGACCGTTTTCTGGACGCTGCGAAGATCCAGGATTACTGCCCCAACGGCTTGCAGGTCGAGGGCCGTCCGCAGGTGCGCCGCATCGTTTCCGGCGTCACCGCCAGCCAGGCGCTGCTGGATGCCGCGGTGGAAGCGGGCGCCGATGTGGTGCTGGTTCACCACGGCTATTTCTGGAAGGGCGAGGACGCTCGCGTGGTCGGCATGAAGCAGCGTCGCCTGAAGACCCTGCTGAACAACGACATCAGCCTGTTGGCCTATCACCTACCGCTGGATCTGCACGGTGAAGTCGGCAACAACGTGCAGCTGGGGCGCCTGCTCGGTTTCGAGATCGAAGGACCGTTGGAGCCGGGAAATCCGCGCTCCATCGTGCTGGTGGGCTCGTTGCCAGAACCCATGCTGCCGAGCGACCTGGCCATCCACGTGCGCGATGTGCTCGGCCGCGAGCCGCTGCTGGTGGACGGCGGCCAGCCGATCCGGCGCATTGCCTGGTGCACCGGCGGTGCCCAGGGCTACATCGACCAGGCGATTGCCGCTGGCGTCGATGCGTACCTGACCGGTGAGGTCTCCGAACAGACCGTGCACAGCGCGCGGGAGAACGGCATCAGCTTCATCGCTGCCGGCCACCACGCCACCGAGCGCTACGGCGTGCAGGCGCTGGGGGATTACCTGGCCAAGCGCTTTGCCATCGAGCATCTGTTCATCGATTGTCCGAACCCTGCCTGATTCTTCAGGGCATGAAAAAGCCGGCTCAATGAGCCGGCTTTTTTGTGCGCGCCTCAGCGGTAGCCGTGGCGCTGGCGGTCCACTGCCTTGCCCAGCTCCCACACCGCCATGGCGTAGTGCGTGCTGTGGTTGTAGCGGGTGATGACGTAGAAGTTCGGCAGGCCGTACCAGTACTGGTAGGTGTTGCCCATGTCCAGGCGCAGCAGGCTGGCACTTTGGTGATTGCCCAGCGAACCCTGCGGGCGCAGGCCGGCGGCGGATAGCACGCTGATCGGGTACTGGGTCTTGAAACCGTCTTCCAGTGAGCGCGCCTGGCCGATGGCAGGGATCGCCACCGCGTCACCGCTAATCCAGCCGTGCTGCTTGAAGTAGTTGGCCACGCTGCCGATGGCGTCGCGCGGGTTCCACAGGTCGCGGTGGCCGTCGCCGTCAAAGTCCACGGCGTACTGGGTGAAGGAGGAGGGCATGAACTGCCCGTAACCCATGGCTCCAGCGTAGGACCCGCGCATCTCCAGCGGGTTGTCGCCTTCCTTGCGTGCCTGCAGGAGGAACTGCTCCAGCTCGCCGCTGAAGAACTCGGCGCGACGCGGGTAGGAGAACGACAGGGTGGCCAGCGCGTCGATGATGCGGGTCTTGCCCATCACGCGACCCCAGCGGGTTTCCACGCCGATGATGCCGACGATGATTTCCGGCGGCACGCCATAGGTGCGCGAGGCGCGCTGCAGGTCGGCTTCGTACTGGTTCCAGAACAGCACACCGTTCTGCACGTTGTCCGGGGTGATGAACTTCTTCCGGTAGCGCAGCCAGGCGCCGTTCGGGCCGCTGGGCGGGGTGTAGGTCGGCGCCTGGCGATCCATCAGGCGGATTACCCAGTCCAGCTCGCGGGTCTGGGCGAACAGGTCCTGCAGGTCCTGGCGGTTGAAGTTGTGCTGGCTCACCATTTTGTCGATGAAGCGCTGGGCACTGGCATTGCCGGCGAAATCACCGCGTAGCGGGGTGATCGGTTGCACCGAGCCGAATGCCGGGTGCGCGCTGGGCGAGATCAGGGTGGGTGTCGTCGGCTTCTGGGCCGGCTGCGGGGCGGGAGTCGGTTTGCTGCTGCACGCGGAAATCAGGACGAGCAAAGGCAGGGCGAAAGCGATGCGGCGCATGGGAAATCTTCTGGGACAGGAAAACGTGCCGCTATGCTAGCGCAGTGCCGGCCGGGCACAAGCCGGGAGCATGCAGCTGGGGATGCTGACTCTGTTGCAGGAAAAGTCCCCGGTGGGGATCCAGCATCCCCTTTCAGGCATTGCCAATTCTCGCTCCAGCTTCCTCGCCGGGCCCCTTCCGACATGAAAAGGAGCCTGTTCCGGCAGTGAGCGCGTATGGCTATATAAGTATATTTTTTCGGTATAACCGGCCCCCCGGTTAGCACCTTGCGCTGTGATAGAGTGCGCGCTCGTCTACGGCCCGCCGGCCGTCCATAAGCAATTCCGTGAGTAGCCATGGTCGACAAACTGACGCATCTGAAACAGCTGGAGGCCGAGAGCATCCACATCATCCGCGAGGTCGCCGCCGAGTTCGACAACCCGGTGATGCTGTACTCGATCGGCAAGGATAGCGCGGTGATGCTTCACCTCGCGCGCAAGGCTTTCTTCCCCGGCAAGCT includes these proteins:
- the mltB gene encoding lytic murein transglycosylase B, producing the protein MRRIAFALPLLVLISACSSKPTPAPQPAQKPTTPTLISPSAHPAFGSVQPITPLRGDFAGNASAQRFIDKMVSQHNFNRQDLQDLFAQTRELDWVIRLMDRQAPTYTPPSGPNGAWLRYRKKFITPDNVQNGVLFWNQYEADLQRASRTYGVPPEIIVGIIGVETRWGRVMGKTRIIDALATLSFSYPRRAEFFSGELEQFLLQARKEGDNPLEMRGSYAGAMGYGQFMPSSFTQYAVDFDGDGHRDLWNPRDAIGSVANYFKQHGWISGDAVAIPAIGQARSLEDGFKTQYPISVLSAAGLRPQGSLGNHQSASLLRLDMGNTYQYWYGLPNFYVITRYNHSTHYAMAVWELGKAVDRQRHGYR
- a CDS encoding Nif3-like dinuclear metal center hexameric protein, whose amino-acid sequence is MAISLSTLVEEADRFLDAAKIQDYCPNGLQVEGRPQVRRIVSGVTASQALLDAAVEAGADVVLVHHGYFWKGEDARVVGMKQRRLKTLLNNDISLLAYHLPLDLHGEVGNNVQLGRLLGFEIEGPLEPGNPRSIVLVGSLPEPMLPSDLAIHVRDVLGREPLLVDGGQPIRRIAWCTGGAQGYIDQAIAAGVDAYLTGEVSEQTVHSARENGISFIAAGHHATERYGVQALGDYLAKRFAIEHLFIDCPNPA